Proteins encoded in a region of the Eulemur rufifrons isolate Redbay chromosome 15, OSU_ERuf_1, whole genome shotgun sequence genome:
- the LOC138395375 gene encoding translationally-controlled tumor protein-like produces the protein MIICWDLISQDEMFSDIYKICEISDGLCLEVEGRMVSRTDGNVDDSLIGGNASAEGPEGEGTESTVMTGVDIVMNHHLQETSFTKEAYKKYIKDYMKSIKGKLEEQRPERVKPFMTGAAEQIKHILANFKHYQFFIGENMNPNGMVALLDYREDGVTPYMILFKDGLEMEKC, from the coding sequence ATGATTATCTGTTGGGACCTCATAAGCCAGGATGAGATGTTCTCCGACATTTACAAGATCTGCGAGATCTCAGACGGCCTGTGcctggaggtggaggggaggatgGTCAGTAGGACAGATGGCAACGTTGATGACTCGCTCATTGGTGGAAATGCTTCCGCTGAAGGCCCCGAGGGTGAAGGTACCGAAAGCACAGTAATGACTGGTGTGGATATCGTCATGAACCACCATTTGCAGGAAACTAGCTTCACAAAAGAAGCCTACAAGAAGTACATCAAAGATTACATGAAGTCAATCAAAGGCAAACTTGAAGAACAGAGACCAGAAAGAGTAAAACCTTTTATGACAGGGGCTGCAGAACAAATCAAACACATCCTTGCTAATTTCAAACACTACCAGTTCTTTATTGGTGAAAACATGAATCCAAATGGCATGGTTGCTCTACTGGACTACCGTGAGGATGGTGTGACCCCATATATGATTCTCTTTAAGGATggtttagaaatggaaaaatgttaa